A single genomic interval of Malania oleifera isolate guangnan ecotype guangnan chromosome 13, ASM2987363v1, whole genome shotgun sequence harbors:
- the LOC131145682 gene encoding uncharacterized protein LOC131145682: MDLGGGSAHTSGNEGAGLSGVAGGDSDAVLRSVTQQVMAEIVHEIEKVLTVLQCREEQRVLFATYKLAEEAKRWWIAVKLLEQERIVPIEMTWDQKVKIEELLNLKQGEQTVQQYVAKFIELSRFVPYIIPDKTKKVRRFERGLRQELHKQVSILKLQDFSELVNRAAMVEAGERLEAEEHKHRKRFTPFGSQ, encoded by the exons aTGGACCTTGGAGGTGGTAGCGCCCAtactagtggtaatgagggtgctgggctCTCAGGTGTAGCTGGTGGCGACTCAGACGCAGTACTACGCAGCGTGACtcaacaagtcatggctgaaatt GTGCATGAAATTGAAAAGGTGCTGACAGTACTCCAGTGTagggaggagcagagggtgctatttgctactTATAAACTGGCAgaagaggccaagagatggtggatagCAGTGAAACTCCTGGAGCAGGAGAGAatagtgcctatagagatgacatgggatca AAAAGTCAAGATAGAGGAGTTACTGAACCTAAAGCAGGGAGAGCAGACAGTGCAACAGTACGTGGCGAAGTTTATTGAATTATCTCGCTTTgtcccgtacattattccagacaAGACAAAGAAAGTAAGACgatttgaaagaggcttgaggcaagAATTACATAAGCAGGTAtcaatactgaaattgcaagatttttctGAGCTGGTAAACAGAGCAGCTATGGTAGAAGccggagagcggttggaggctgaagAGCATAAACATAGAAAGAGATTCACGCCTTTTGGTTCCCAGTAG